In Gammaproteobacteria bacterium, one DNA window encodes the following:
- a CDS encoding amidohydrolase family protein produces MRRTHRRLACPTPRYGRDTGMPRNRAHTLQSLAASISAGLRTCRSVPKIAWGNLIVAGAWRTIARANQQSIVMNGARIGTEGASATSWLAAAFLSLTMLMVAAPDASAAGESDSDEQASAAPAGMCRFTAGGPESEETFIVGNLLTGMDGARYGAVLISGDTIVELVPEGGIESAAGDAAVYDCGRNYVSPGLINPHEHTRYSFQMLTPQDRRKLPVYAHRDEWIPESGVGDGANKIRYKDGTDDAKTLFWIELRHLLAGTTLISGSGAVRGLAKNAGSRQRPEYEYAGDMRTFPFDPEAMQRIRELRSFPDPGTEAFRPELTEDLPPRVPYVPHVAEGTNLVARLEGRFFLDYVATHKSLRRFSLIHGVGLDSGDFGRLGDLDVTLIWSPRSNVALYGETADIPALLRENVRMAIGTDWSVSGSYNMLEELRCAAKLYGSGSGSPILSSADLWQMATGNGAYALGLEDVTGKLEAGLAADIMVFRKQSDDPFDDLLRATAAEVVATFVDGRLRSGNRNGFSGALPDGCQFAVGAHFVCVELPDEAGGLPFGFGEVLRANQKEDIVPLYRENHQPFPNQAECAARKRAHPES; encoded by the coding sequence ATGCGCCGCACGCATCGGAGACTCGCCTGTCCCACTCCGCGATATGGTCGCGATACAGGGATGCCCAGGAATCGGGCTCACACCCTTCAGTCATTAGCGGCCTCCATCAGCGCTGGCTTGCGCACTTGCCGGAGTGTACCGAAGATTGCATGGGGCAACTTGATCGTTGCCGGCGCCTGGCGCACTATTGCGCGCGCTAACCAACAAAGCATCGTCATGAATGGAGCAAGGATCGGGACCGAAGGCGCTTCTGCGACTTCTTGGCTGGCAGCAGCGTTTCTCTCTTTGACGATGCTGATGGTGGCGGCGCCGGATGCTTCAGCCGCCGGGGAGTCCGATTCGGATGAACAGGCAAGCGCTGCGCCTGCGGGGATGTGCCGGTTCACGGCGGGTGGGCCCGAATCAGAGGAAACGTTCATCGTCGGCAACCTGCTGACGGGCATGGACGGCGCGCGGTATGGAGCGGTTCTCATTTCCGGCGACACGATCGTGGAACTGGTTCCCGAAGGCGGAATCGAGTCCGCGGCAGGGGACGCCGCGGTATACGACTGCGGAAGGAACTACGTGTCTCCCGGGCTGATCAACCCGCACGAGCACACGCGCTACAGCTTCCAGATGTTGACGCCGCAGGACCGGCGGAAACTGCCCGTCTATGCACATCGCGACGAATGGATCCCCGAGTCCGGCGTGGGGGACGGTGCGAACAAGATTCGGTACAAGGACGGTACGGACGATGCGAAGACGCTCTTCTGGATCGAGCTGCGACACCTGCTTGCCGGCACGACGCTGATATCCGGATCGGGCGCGGTCCGGGGTCTGGCAAAGAACGCCGGCTCCCGGCAACGCCCGGAATACGAGTATGCCGGCGACATGAGGACGTTTCCCTTCGACCCGGAAGCGATGCAGCGCATCCGCGAGTTGCGGTCCTTCCCCGACCCGGGCACGGAAGCCTTTCGTCCTGAGTTGACCGAGGACCTTCCGCCGCGCGTACCCTACGTCCCGCACGTGGCGGAGGGCACGAACCTTGTCGCCCGGTTGGAAGGCCGGTTCTTTCTTGACTATGTCGCGACGCACAAATCACTTCGGCGCTTCTCCCTGATCCACGGGGTAGGCCTGGATTCCGGCGACTTCGGAAGGCTGGGAGATCTCGACGTTACGCTGATCTGGTCGCCGCGCTCCAACGTCGCTCTCTATGGCGAAACGGCCGACATTCCCGCGTTGCTTAGGGAGAACGTGCGGATGGCGATCGGCACGGACTGGTCGGTCTCGGGGTCGTACAACATGCTCGAGGAGCTGCGATGCGCGGCGAAGCTCTACGGAAGCGGGTCGGGCAGCCCGATCCTGTCTTCAGCGGACTTGTGGCAAATGGCCACCGGCAACGGCGCCTACGCGTTGGGGCTCGAGGACGTCACGGGCAAGCTGGAAGCGGGGCTGGCGGCCGACATCATGGTGTTCCGGAAGCAATCCGACGATCCGTTCGATGACCTGCTGCGCGCGACGGCGGCGGAAGTGGTGGCCACATTCGTCGACGGGCGGCTGCGCAGCGGCAACCGCAATGGCTTCTCCGGCGCCTTGCCGGACGGCTGCCAATTCGCCGTTGGCGCCCATTTTGTGTGCGTCGAATTGCCGGATGAAGCCGGAGGGCTGCCTTTCGGATTCGGGGAAGTGCTGCGGGCCAATCAAAAAGAAGATATCGTGCCGCTCTATCGTGAAAACCATCAACCCTTCCCCAACCAGGCGGAATGCGCCGCGCGGAAGCGCGCACACCCGGAATCGTGA
- a CDS encoding NAD(P)/FAD-dependent oxidoreductase has protein sequence MRRAEARTPGIVSKVPERTAGSGSPGALLDVIVVGAGFAGVYALYKFRRMGFSVRAFEAGGDVGGTWYWNRYPGCRCDIESIYYSYQFDDDLQQEWEWTERYASQPEILSYIRHVADRFDLRRDLQFNTRVTAARFEEASAESPSHWTVTTDDGQTHRARFCIMASGVLSTPNLPDIPGRDTFAGDTYHTGQWPHEEVDFTGRKVAVIGTGSSGIQCIPLIAAQAQHVTVFQRTPNYAVPASNRPLAPNELNDVKSRYGEIRAASKKGFTALPFKPAGRSALAVSEREREEVYERWWDNFGLAFQGAFADVLFDAQANRTASDFVRRKIRELVDDEKVAELLTPDFPLGCKRMCVDTDYYPTYNRDNVNLVDIGRAPIEGIVPEGIRTGSTVHTVDAIVYATGYDAITGALLAMDLRGRNGLTLREKWTDGPRVYLGLATHGFPNLFMVNGPGSPSVLINMVTGVEQHVDWIADCLVHMRERGLDAIEAEMQHEDAWAVHNDEVAQRSIRGDCASWYTGANIPGKPGGFLPYVGGFPAYVERCEQVVENGYAGFMLS, from the coding sequence ATGCGCCGCGCGGAAGCGCGCACACCCGGAATCGTGAGCAAAGTGCCTGAACGGACCGCGGGAAGCGGTTCGCCCGGCGCGCTGCTGGACGTGATCGTCGTCGGCGCCGGGTTCGCCGGCGTCTACGCACTGTACAAGTTCCGCCGGATGGGTTTTTCCGTGCGGGCCTTCGAGGCGGGCGGCGACGTGGGGGGAACCTGGTACTGGAACCGCTATCCGGGGTGCCGCTGCGACATCGAGAGCATCTATTACTCGTACCAGTTCGACGACGATCTTCAGCAGGAGTGGGAATGGACGGAGCGGTATGCGTCGCAGCCGGAAATCCTTTCCTACATCCGGCACGTGGCCGACCGGTTCGACCTGCGCCGCGACCTTCAGTTCAATACGCGCGTTACGGCGGCCCGGTTCGAGGAGGCATCGGCCGAATCTCCCTCGCACTGGACGGTCACGACCGACGACGGGCAAACGCACAGGGCGCGCTTCTGCATCATGGCGAGCGGCGTGCTGTCGACGCCCAACCTCCCGGACATTCCGGGGCGCGACACGTTCGCCGGCGACACGTATCACACCGGCCAATGGCCGCATGAGGAAGTCGATTTCACGGGCCGGAAGGTGGCGGTCATCGGCACGGGATCGTCCGGCATCCAGTGCATTCCGCTGATCGCGGCGCAGGCCCAGCATGTCACGGTGTTTCAGCGCACGCCCAACTACGCCGTTCCGGCCAGCAACCGGCCGCTAGCTCCGAATGAATTGAACGACGTGAAGTCCCGCTACGGCGAGATTCGCGCAGCATCGAAGAAAGGCTTCACCGCACTGCCCTTCAAACCGGCGGGCCGGTCCGCGCTGGCCGTTTCCGAACGGGAACGCGAGGAAGTGTATGAGCGCTGGTGGGACAACTTCGGGCTTGCGTTCCAGGGCGCGTTCGCCGACGTGTTATTCGACGCGCAGGCCAACCGGACGGCATCCGACTTCGTGCGCCGCAAGATCCGCGAGCTCGTGGACGACGAAAAGGTGGCCGAACTACTGACGCCCGACTTCCCGCTGGGCTGCAAGCGCATGTGCGTGGACACCGACTACTACCCCACCTACAACCGCGACAACGTGAACCTGGTGGACATCGGCCGGGCGCCGATCGAGGGCATCGTGCCCGAGGGCATTCGCACGGGAAGCACGGTGCACACGGTGGACGCGATCGTGTACGCGACCGGATACGACGCGATCACGGGCGCGCTGCTGGCCATGGACCTGCGCGGCCGGAACGGACTGACCCTGCGCGAGAAGTGGACGGACGGCCCGCGCGTCTATCTTGGCCTTGCCACCCACGGTTTCCCCAACCTGTTCATGGTGAACGGTCCGGGCAGTCCGTCGGTGCTGATCAACATGGTCACGGGCGTGGAGCAGCACGTGGACTGGATCGCCGATTGCCTCGTGCACATGCGCGAGCGCGGACTCGATGCGATCGAAGCCGAGATGCAACACGAGGACGCCTGGGCGGTCCACAACGATGAGGTGGCGCAACGCTCGATACGCGGGGACTGCGCCTCCTGGTACACGGGCGCCAATATCCCGGGCAAACCCGGCGGTTTCCTGCCCTACGTAGGCGGCTTCCCGGCATACGTGGAGCGATGCGAGCAGGTCGTCGAAAACGGTTACGCGGGCTTTATGCTGAGTTGA
- a CDS encoding amidohydrolase family protein, producing MSEYTKRTSRLPLALRNAGFLAVALLLGQAGHAEPDTYVRAGAIVDVEAGELLANRTIAIEDGVIVAVTPSSEQPIPPDSEFIDLSGYTLLPGLIDAHTHLLHDSDDHGLRTLVVSLPEATINGVKNAAATLQAGFTTVRNVGAPGYADVALRDAIAAGEVAGPRMLVSGPPVGITGGHCSDRNLLPHEYGVTGSGVADGPWEVRQKVRQNVKFGVDLIKTCTTGGVLSSGTRLDAVQYTLEELEALVDEARAHGRKVAVHAHGTAGIRNAILAGVDSVEHASFLTDEIIELAKERGTTFVMDIYVTEYILSEGEKSGMLAESLEKERQVGKIQRESFRKAHEAGIEIVFGTDSGVFPHGDNARQFSRMVEFGMTPAEAIRAATVRAADLLGIGDQAGRIAEGLQADLVAVSGNPYEEIGILEKVVFVMKDGVVHKRP from the coding sequence ATGAGCGAATACACAAAAAGAACTTCGAGACTTCCGTTGGCCTTGCGCAACGCCGGATTTCTCGCGGTCGCGTTGCTGTTGGGCCAGGCCGGCCACGCGGAACCCGACACGTATGTTCGCGCCGGCGCGATAGTTGACGTGGAAGCGGGGGAACTCCTCGCGAACCGGACCATCGCCATCGAGGACGGGGTGATTGTCGCCGTAACTCCGTCAAGCGAACAGCCGATTCCGCCGGATTCCGAGTTCATCGATCTGTCCGGCTACACGCTTCTGCCCGGCCTGATCGACGCCCATACCCATTTGCTGCACGACTCGGACGACCACGGACTGAGAACACTGGTCGTGTCGCTTCCGGAAGCCACGATCAATGGCGTCAAGAACGCGGCGGCTACGCTGCAGGCGGGATTCACGACAGTGCGGAACGTGGGAGCGCCCGGCTATGCGGACGTCGCCCTCCGGGACGCGATCGCCGCCGGTGAAGTGGCCGGGCCGAGAATGCTGGTTTCTGGACCGCCCGTGGGCATTACCGGCGGTCATTGCAGCGACAGGAACCTGTTGCCGCACGAATACGGCGTAACGGGGAGCGGTGTCGCCGACGGACCCTGGGAGGTCCGCCAGAAGGTTCGCCAAAACGTGAAGTTCGGGGTGGACCTGATCAAGACGTGCACGACCGGCGGGGTCTTGTCCAGCGGAACGAGACTCGACGCCGTGCAGTACACGCTCGAGGAACTGGAGGCGCTGGTGGATGAAGCCCGCGCGCACGGACGTAAGGTCGCGGTCCACGCGCATGGGACCGCGGGCATCCGAAACGCGATCCTGGCCGGCGTCGACTCGGTCGAGCACGCGAGTTTCCTGACCGACGAAATCATCGAGCTGGCGAAGGAGCGCGGCACGACCTTCGTCATGGACATCTACGTCACCGAGTACATTCTCTCGGAAGGCGAAAAGAGCGGCATGTTGGCGGAGTCGCTGGAAAAAGAGCGTCAGGTCGGGAAGATCCAGCGCGAGAGCTTCAGAAAAGCGCATGAAGCGGGCATAGAAATAGTCTTCGGCACGGACAGCGGCGTGTTCCCGCACGGCGACAATGCCCGGCAGTTCTCGCGCATGGTCGAATTCGGGATGACGCCGGCCGAAGCGATACGCGCGGCGACCGTCCGTGCGGCCGACCTGTTGGGGATCGGCGATCAGGCCGGCCGCATCGCCGAGGGTTTGCAGGCGGACCTGGTGGCGGTTTCAGGCAATCCCTACGAAGAGATCGGCATCCTGGAAAAGGTCGTGTTCGTCATGAAGGACGGAGTCGTTCACAAACGCCCGTAG
- a CDS encoding oxidoreductase codes for MAKKWNMIVDIERCDNCRNCFLATKDEHIGNEFPGYSAPQPDRGHSWVDIKRHERGAWPAVEAHFMPVMCNHCDDAPCMKAAKNGAITKRSDGIVLIDPVKSKGQKEIVDACPYGAIYWNEEEQVPQSWFFDAHLLDGGWDKTRLEQACPTNVFRSLKVEDKEMQRIAGEEDLEVLKPEIGSRPRVYYKNMHLMTTCFVAGSVVVDVDGVEECAAGAEVVLTQDGQELARTETDTFGDFRFDKLAGNSSGYRVEVRSESSGSASAAFDLAEESLHIGVLALSA; via the coding sequence ATGGCGAAGAAATGGAACATGATCGTCGATATCGAGCGCTGCGATAACTGCCGCAACTGCTTCTTGGCCACGAAGGACGAGCACATCGGCAACGAGTTCCCCGGCTATTCGGCGCCGCAGCCGGACCGCGGGCACAGTTGGGTGGACATCAAGCGCCACGAGCGCGGCGCTTGGCCGGCGGTCGAGGCGCACTTCATGCCGGTGATGTGCAACCACTGCGACGACGCACCCTGCATGAAGGCCGCGAAGAACGGCGCCATCACCAAGCGCTCCGACGGCATCGTGCTCATCGATCCGGTCAAGTCCAAAGGGCAGAAGGAAATCGTGGACGCCTGCCCGTACGGCGCGATCTACTGGAACGAGGAGGAGCAAGTGCCGCAGTCCTGGTTCTTCGACGCGCACCTGCTCGACGGGGGCTGGGACAAGACCCGCCTGGAGCAGGCCTGCCCCACCAACGTGTTCCGCTCGCTCAAGGTCGAGGACAAGGAGATGCAGCGCATCGCCGGGGAAGAGGACCTCGAGGTTCTCAAGCCCGAGATCGGGTCACGGCCGCGCGTCTACTACAAGAACATGCACCTGATGACGACCTGCTTTGTCGCCGGGTCGGTCGTGGTCGACGTGGACGGCGTCGAAGAGTGCGCGGCGGGCGCCGAAGTGGTGTTGACGCAGGACGGCCAGGAACTGGCGCGCACCGAAACCGACACCTTCGGCGACTTCCGGTTCGACAAGCTCGCCGGGAACAGCAGCGGCTATCGGGTGGAAGTCCGTTCGGAATCGTCCGGCAGCGCATCGGCGGCCTTCGACCTCGCCGAAGAAAGCCTCCATATCGGAGTACTCGCACTGTCGGCCTGA
- a CDS encoding molybdopterin-dependent oxidoreductase: MRFSIILWAMVQALRFTRLRYAEFRERLKERNVIAQFKLQNNSAGRWVQIENGRIRSGKGIHENPDFAVVFKNRAIAEEFLTPPFDQLVRVDAAKNFKLTVQGSDEASVWFMITLNRMQSIRWKIGTDMGNGVTRFTNGTNGGPIFVYVKEGKIIRITPVEFDKEDAPSWTIKARGKEFTPPRHTTLAAHGLCQKSMVYSKNRILHPMKRVDFDVDGERNIQNRGKSEFVRISWDEALDIVVKEIKRSKAHGPGAVLVTHGSHHQWGNLGHYLSAFNRFWNLLGCSKLHNNPDSWEGWYWGAMHHWGNSLRLGTPEFYGTVEDCLKEAELMVFWSSDPDASYGYEGTVRREWARELGIPMVHIDPFLNHTAAHLGGKWISPKPGTDSALAQALCYVWITEDLYDKEFVDKRTTGFDGWKAYILGESDGTPKTPEWQEGETRVPAREVRALARQWGSKKTYLGAGGWGCGLGGAGRGPMGIQWARMMTILGAMQGFGRAGVNFGNLQFGAPLDFSFYFPGYAEGSMSGELTYSANAANNYQRMPHVVTMNSSRQNIPKIRLPEAIMEGSAMGFLTDVSSVRGQFLRFGYPAPGHAKIQMMYKYGSPNFGTMVDSNRWVQMYQSENLPFVVNQSIWWEGETPYSDVILPACTVFERWDIGEYYNVGAGYVHHMFSMVNHRVVSLQHKCIEPLGESKSDYDIFLAVIERLGLGAMYSEGGNTELDWCKRVFDSSDVAKHTTWKEFLKKGYFVVPADPADARAPTANRWYYEGRKKDTPEPYPLPADYVGEFGEGLQTTSGKFEFLPDTLNQIDDPARPPLNKYQKSYENAEAEPALADFPLQLLTPHTRYPFHIMGDDEGCTLQDIREHRVTVNGHSYLVARVNRQDAEERGVRDDDLIRLWNLRGSVVCAAQVTDRLRPGVVSACTGSAQYRPVGEPGNSTDLGGCVNMLNPKKTITEQASGMAPNTSLIQFEKWTGVDTWQRAEAA; the protein is encoded by the coding sequence ATGCGATTTTCGATCATTCTCTGGGCCATGGTGCAGGCATTGCGGTTCACGAGGCTCCGCTACGCCGAGTTCAGGGAGCGCCTGAAGGAAAGAAACGTCATCGCGCAGTTCAAGCTGCAGAACAATTCCGCCGGGCGCTGGGTCCAGATCGAAAACGGCAGGATCCGCTCAGGCAAGGGCATACACGAGAACCCCGACTTTGCCGTGGTCTTCAAGAACAGGGCGATCGCCGAAGAATTCCTGACGCCTCCGTTCGACCAGCTCGTGCGCGTGGACGCCGCCAAGAACTTCAAGCTGACCGTGCAGGGATCGGACGAGGCGTCGGTGTGGTTCATGATCACGCTGAACCGCATGCAGTCCATCCGCTGGAAGATCGGCACCGACATGGGCAACGGCGTGACCCGCTTCACCAACGGCACCAACGGCGGCCCGATCTTCGTCTATGTCAAGGAAGGCAAGATCATCCGCATTACCCCCGTGGAATTCGACAAGGAAGATGCGCCTTCGTGGACCATCAAGGCGCGGGGCAAGGAATTCACGCCGCCGCGACACACCACGCTGGCCGCGCACGGCCTGTGCCAGAAGTCCATGGTCTATTCGAAAAACCGGATCCTCCATCCCATGAAGCGGGTGGACTTCGATGTCGATGGCGAGCGCAACATCCAGAACCGCGGCAAGTCGGAGTTCGTGCGCATCAGCTGGGACGAGGCGCTGGACATCGTGGTCAAGGAGATCAAGCGCTCCAAGGCGCATGGACCGGGCGCGGTGCTGGTCACGCACGGCTCGCACCACCAGTGGGGCAACCTCGGACACTACCTGAGCGCCTTCAACCGCTTCTGGAATCTGCTCGGCTGTTCCAAGCTGCACAACAATCCCGATAGCTGGGAGGGCTGGTACTGGGGCGCCATGCACCACTGGGGCAACAGCCTGCGGCTGGGCACGCCGGAGTTCTACGGCACCGTGGAGGACTGCCTCAAGGAAGCGGAACTGATGGTGTTCTGGTCGAGCGATCCGGACGCCAGCTACGGCTACGAGGGCACTGTCCGGCGCGAGTGGGCCAGGGAGCTGGGCATACCCATGGTCCATATCGACCCGTTCCTGAACCACACGGCCGCGCACCTGGGCGGCAAGTGGATCTCGCCCAAGCCGGGCACCGATTCCGCGCTGGCGCAGGCGCTCTGTTACGTCTGGATCACCGAGGACCTCTACGACAAGGAATTCGTCGACAAGCGCACGACGGGCTTCGACGGATGGAAGGCCTACATCCTCGGCGAGTCCGACGGCACGCCGAAGACCCCCGAATGGCAGGAAGGGGAGACAAGGGTGCCCGCGCGCGAGGTCCGGGCGCTGGCCCGGCAATGGGGCAGCAAGAAGACCTATCTCGGCGCCGGCGGCTGGGGCTGCGGCCTGGGCGGCGCCGGACGCGGCCCCATGGGCATCCAGTGGGCGCGGATGATGACCATACTGGGCGCGATGCAGGGCTTCGGCCGGGCGGGCGTGAACTTCGGCAACCTCCAGTTCGGGGCCCCACTGGATTTCTCGTTCTACTTCCCCGGCTACGCGGAAGGCAGCATGTCGGGCGAACTGACCTACAGCGCCAACGCGGCCAACAACTACCAGCGCATGCCGCACGTCGTGACCATGAATTCGTCGCGTCAGAACATTCCCAAGATCCGTCTACCCGAGGCGATCATGGAAGGCAGCGCGATGGGCTTTCTGACGGACGTGTCGTCCGTGCGCGGCCAGTTCCTGCGCTTCGGCTATCCGGCGCCCGGTCACGCCAAGATCCAGATGATGTACAAGTACGGCAGCCCCAACTTCGGCACGATGGTCGATTCCAACCGCTGGGTGCAGATGTACCAGTCGGAGAACCTGCCGTTCGTCGTCAACCAGTCGATCTGGTGGGAGGGCGAGACGCCCTACTCGGACGTCATCCTGCCCGCCTGCACCGTGTTCGAGCGCTGGGACATCGGCGAGTACTACAACGTGGGCGCGGGCTACGTGCACCACATGTTCTCAATGGTCAATCACCGCGTGGTGTCGCTGCAGCACAAGTGCATCGAGCCGCTTGGCGAGTCGAAGTCCGACTACGACATCTTCCTGGCGGTGATCGAACGCCTGGGGCTGGGCGCGATGTACTCGGAAGGCGGCAATACCGAACTGGACTGGTGCAAGCGCGTGTTCGATTCATCCGACGTGGCCAAGCACACCACCTGGAAGGAGTTCCTGAAGAAGGGCTATTTCGTCGTGCCCGCGGACCCGGCGGACGCGCGCGCTCCCACCGCCAACCGCTGGTACTACGAGGGCCGGAAGAAGGACACGCCCGAGCCCTATCCGCTGCCGGCGGATTACGTGGGCGAGTTCGGCGAAGGACTGCAGACGACGTCGGGCAAGTTCGAGTTCCTGCCCGATACACTGAACCAGATCGACGACCCGGCGCGGCCACCGCTCAACAAGTACCAGAAGAGCTACGAGAACGCCGAGGCCGAACCGGCCCTGGCGGACTTTCCGCTGCAACTGCTGACGCCGCACACGCGCTACCCGTTCCACATCATGGGCGACGACGAGGGCTGCACGCTGCAGGACATCCGCGAGCACCGCGTCACGGTGAACGGCCATTCCTACCTGGTGGCGCGCGTCAACCGCCAGGACGCTGAAGAACGAGGGGTCAGGGACGACGACCTGATACGCCTCTGGAACCTCAGGGGCTCGGTGGTCTGCGCCGCCCAGGTGACGGACCGGCTGCGGCCGGGCGTGGTCAGCGCCTGCACCGGGTCGGCCCAGTACCGGCCCGTCGGGGAGCCCGGCAACTCGACCGATCTGGGCGGCTGCGTGAACATGCTCAATCCCAAGAAGACCATCACCGAGCAGGCCAGCGGGATGGCGCCCAACACGTCGCTGATCCAGTTCGAGAAATGGACCGGCGTCGATACCTGGCAGCGGGCGGAGGCGGCGTGA
- the folD gene encoding bifunctional methylenetetrahydrofolate dehydrogenase/methenyltetrahydrofolate cyclohydrolase FolD: MTAQLIDGKAIASGIREEIRQTVEERLAEGHRAPALATVLVGADPASQVYVRNKRRACASAGIASLDHNLPADTDEPTLLALIDEFNGDPNVDGILVQLPLPERINSLNVIHRIDPGKDVDGFHPLTFGLLALRTPRLRPCTAVGVIRMLEKIGVNPKGKHCVVIGASNLVGRPLALELLLAGATVTVCHRFTTNLEQHVRQAEILCSAVGKPALIPGAWIREGAVVLDIGITRMSDGKLRGDVEFEEARKRAAWIAPVPGGVGPMTVAMLLQNTLDAAIYNTTNSQEKPK, from the coding sequence ATGACCGCGCAACTGATTGACGGCAAGGCGATAGCGTCTGGAATCCGTGAGGAAATCCGGCAGACGGTCGAAGAGCGGCTCGCCGAAGGCCACCGGGCGCCGGCGCTGGCCACGGTGCTGGTGGGGGCGGACCCGGCCTCGCAGGTTTACGTTCGGAACAAGCGGCGGGCCTGCGCCTCCGCCGGTATCGCGTCGCTGGATCACAACCTCCCGGCGGACACGGACGAGCCGACCCTGCTGGCCCTGATCGACGAATTCAACGGGGACCCGAACGTGGACGGCATTCTGGTGCAGTTACCCCTGCCCGAGCGCATCAACTCGCTTAACGTCATCCACCGCATCGACCCGGGCAAGGACGTGGACGGATTTCACCCGCTGACCTTCGGACTGCTGGCGCTACGCACGCCAAGGCTGCGGCCCTGCACCGCGGTCGGAGTGATCCGCATGCTGGAAAAGATCGGCGTCAATCCGAAGGGGAAGCACTGCGTGGTGATCGGCGCGTCGAACCTGGTGGGGCGCCCGCTGGCGCTGGAGCTGCTGCTGGCCGGCGCAACGGTCACGGTCTGTCACCGGTTCACGACCAACCTTGAGCAGCATGTCCGGCAGGCGGAAATCCTCTGCAGCGCGGTGGGCAAGCCGGCGCTCATTCCGGGCGCCTGGATACGCGAGGGCGCCGTCGTGCTGGACATTGGCATAACGAGAATGAGCGACGGGAAGCTGCGCGGCGACGTAGAATTCGAGGAGGCGCGCAAGCGTGCGGCCTGGATTGCGCCGGTGCCGGGCGGAGTGGGGCCTATGACCGTCGCCATGCTGTTGCAGAACACGCTGGATGCCGCCATTTACAACACGACTAATTCGCAGGAAAAACCGAAATGA
- a CDS encoding peptidyl-prolyl cis-trans isomerase produces MRHTRIQTSRVWVAALCVLALGAGAAVAQEPAETEAEMDPFPRVRVETTAGAFTLELFAEDAPLTVKQFLLLTGSRFYEGTIFHRVIQDFVIQGGGWSVDFQERMIDETLPNESGNGRSNLRGTIAMARTGDPHSAKNQFYINLQDNVALNPRPGRWGYAVFGQVVSGMDVVDEIGKRATGPGGSFDRDVPAAPVIIERVLRVTE; encoded by the coding sequence ATGAGACATACGAGAATTCAAACCTCCCGGGTGTGGGTCGCGGCGCTTTGCGTGCTGGCGCTGGGCGCCGGCGCTGCTGTCGCGCAGGAACCGGCCGAAACGGAGGCGGAAATGGACCCGTTTCCACGGGTGCGGGTGGAAACGACAGCGGGCGCCTTCACGCTGGAACTGTTCGCCGAAGACGCCCCGCTGACGGTAAAGCAATTCCTGCTTCTGACCGGCAGCCGCTTCTATGAAGGCACGATCTTCCATCGCGTGATCCAGGACTTCGTGATCCAGGGCGGCGGATGGTCGGTCGATTTCCAGGAGCGCATGATCGACGAAACACTGCCCAACGAGTCCGGCAACGGCCGCTCCAATTTGCGCGGCACCATCGCCATGGCGCGCACCGGCGATCCGCATTCGGCGAAAAACCAGTTCTACATCAATCTTCAGGACAACGTGGCGCTGAATCCGCGCCCGGGGCGCTGGGGATATGCCGTGTTCGGCCAGGTCGTCAGCGGCATGGACGTAGTGGACGAGATCGGCAAAAGGGCCACCGGTCCGGGCGGCTCATTCGATCGCGACGTGCCGGCGGCGCCGGTGATCATCGAACGGGTTCTGCGCGTGACTGAATGA
- a CDS encoding UDP-2,3-diacylglucosamine diphosphatase, which produces MSTLFISDLHLDATRPAATQAFREFLKHRAAEAEALYILGDLFEAWVGDDDDDPHAGAIMDALAELTSGGVPAWFVHGNRDFLVGDEFCGRTGVTLLPETSIVNLGGENVLLMHGDSLCTDDHDYQEFRAMVRDPAWQAQFLALPLAARRALAAQARDASRISTGGKPMAIMDVNASAVADAMRANGVRRFIHGHTHRPDVHEFELDDGAATRLVLGDWFERGWALEHDGQEFRLEAFDL; this is translated from the coding sequence ATGAGCACCCTTTTCATCTCCGATCTCCACCTGGACGCCACCCGACCCGCCGCTACCCAAGCCTTTCGCGAATTCCTGAAGCATCGCGCCGCCGAAGCCGAGGCGCTCTATATCCTGGGCGATCTGTTCGAGGCCTGGGTAGGGGATGACGACGACGATCCCCACGCCGGCGCGATCATGGACGCGCTGGCTGAACTGACTTCAGGCGGGGTCCCGGCGTGGTTCGTGCACGGCAACCGGGACTTCCTGGTCGGGGACGAGTTTTGCGGCCGAACGGGCGTGACGCTGCTTCCGGAAACCAGCATCGTGAACCTGGGCGGAGAAAACGTGTTGCTGATGCACGGCGACAGCCTGTGCACCGACGATCACGACTACCAGGAGTTTCGCGCCATGGTCCGCGATCCGGCCTGGCAGGCGCAGTTCCTGGCCCTGCCGCTGGCCGCGCGGCGTGCGCTGGCCGCCCAGGCGCGTGACGCCAGCCGCATTTCAACCGGCGGCAAGCCGATGGCGATCATGGACGTCAATGCAAGCGCGGTGGCCGACGCGATGCGTGCGAACGGAGTGCGGCGGTTCATTCACGGCCACACGCACCGTCCCGACGTGCACGAATTCGAACTGGACGACGGAGCCGCCACGCGGCTCGTTCTGGGCGACTGGTTCGAGCGCGGCTGGGCGCTGGAACACGACGGGCAGGAGTTCCGGCTGGAGGCGTTCGACCTCTAG